A region of the Bacteroidales bacterium genome:
TGATGCTGATACCATTGACAGTTGGACGATCGGTGTATTTGAAATCAACTTTCATCTATGGTTCCCAAAAAGATTGTAGTTTAGCCCAAAAAACCGGATATGCCATTTTTCGAAATCGGGATTTATCAGAGCAAAAAGGTGGACAACCTGGGTACACTGTGGCGCACTGCCTACCAATTGGGAGCCACAGGCGTTTTTACAATTAACCGGAGGTATAAAAAACAACCATCTGATCCATTTGCAGTCGAACGGCAGATTCCATTGAGGAATTTTGAAAATTTCGCACAATTCATGGCACAACGCCCTATGAACGCCCTGCTGGTTGGGATTGAAGAAAATGGGATACCGCTATCGGAGTTTGAACATCCTCCCCAGGCCATTTATCTGCTTGGCGCCGAGGATTTCGGTTTACCCAACTATGTGCTGG
Encoded here:
- a CDS encoding TrmH family RNA methyltransferase, yielding MPFFEIGIYQSKKVDNLGTLWRTAYQLGATGVFTINRRYKKQPSDPFAVERQIPLRNFENFAQFMAQRPMNALLVGIEENGIPLSEFEHPPQAIYLLGAEDFGLPNYVLEQCQLIVSLEAMVKPSFNVAVAGSIVMYDRVFGRRMGYPPPVPR